A region from the Pseudomonas sp. P8_229 genome encodes:
- the sfnG gene encoding dimethylsulfone monooxygenase SfnG, giving the protein MSKQAVKFAYWVPNVSGGLVVSKIEQRTDWGIDYNRKLAQLAEAAGFEYALTQIRFTAGYGAEFQHESVAFSHALLAATSKLKVIAAILPGPWQPALAAKQLATIDQLTNGRIAVNIVSGWFKGEFQAIGEHWLEHDERYRRSEEFIRSLRGIWSQDNFSFRGDFYRFDNYSLKPKPLGRPEIFQGGSSRAARDMAARVSDWYFTNGNSVEGIKAQVDDIRAKAAANNHSVKIGVNAFVIARDTEEEARAVLAQIIEQADPEAVNAFGDAAKQAGRASPEGEGNWAKSTFEDLVQYNDGFKTNLIGTPLQIAERIVALKAVGVDLVLAGFLHFQEEVEYFGKRVLPLVRELEAETHSQKTPAVA; this is encoded by the coding sequence ATGAGCAAGCAAGCCGTGAAATTCGCCTACTGGGTGCCGAACGTCAGTGGTGGTCTGGTGGTCAGCAAGATCGAGCAGCGCACTGATTGGGGCATCGACTACAACCGCAAACTGGCGCAGCTCGCCGAAGCGGCGGGGTTCGAATATGCGCTGACGCAGATCCGCTTCACTGCCGGTTACGGCGCCGAGTTCCAGCATGAATCGGTGGCTTTCAGTCACGCACTGCTGGCCGCCACCAGCAAGCTCAAAGTGATCGCGGCGATTCTGCCGGGGCCATGGCAACCGGCGCTGGCGGCCAAGCAACTGGCAACCATCGATCAACTCACCAACGGCCGGATCGCGGTGAACATTGTCAGTGGCTGGTTCAAGGGCGAGTTTCAGGCGATCGGCGAGCACTGGCTGGAACACGACGAACGCTATCGGCGTTCCGAGGAGTTCATTCGTTCGCTGCGCGGGATCTGGAGTCAGGACAACTTCAGCTTTCGCGGCGACTTCTACCGGTTCGACAATTACAGCCTCAAGCCCAAACCGCTGGGGCGCCCGGAGATCTTCCAGGGCGGCAGTTCACGTGCCGCGCGGGACATGGCGGCACGGGTGTCAGACTGGTATTTCACCAACGGCAACAGCGTCGAGGGGATCAAGGCGCAGGTTGATGACATTCGTGCCAAGGCGGCGGCGAACAATCACTCGGTGAAAATCGGCGTCAACGCCTTCGTCATCGCCCGTGACACCGAAGAAGAGGCGCGCGCCGTACTGGCGCAGATCATCGAGCAGGCTGATCCGGAAGCGGTGAATGCTTTTGGCGACGCGGCGAAGCAGGCGGGCAGGGCATCGCCGGAAGGTGAGGGTAACTGGGCGAAATCGACGTTCGAGGATCTGGTGCAATACAACGATGGCTTCAAGACCAACCTGATCGGTACGCCATTGCAGATTGCCGAACGGATTGTGGCGCTGAAGGCGGTGGGAGTGGATCTGGTGTTGGCGGGGTTCCTGCACTTTCAGGAGGAGGTGGAGTATTTCGGCAAGCGAGTGTTGCCGTTGGTGCGCGAACTGGAGGCTGAAACGCATTCTCAAAAGACTCCGGCAGTCGCCTGA